In Erigeron canadensis isolate Cc75 chromosome 6, C_canadensis_v1, whole genome shotgun sequence, the following are encoded in one genomic region:
- the LOC122603219 gene encoding myb-related protein 308-like — translation MRKKGGKKMGRAPCCNKGEVKKGTWTPEEDKLLVDYITNNGHGTWRSFPKLAGLQRCGKSCRLRWTNYLRPDIKRGAFSFEEEETIFHLHGLYGNKWAAIASQLPGRTDNEIKNYWNSHLRKRIFNKCRTLQTNPATDLAETKDTLPTTHHRTPDLKNTREEEEEEADGEDRLSMEPMLLSPATVISDSNNILHEWGTGETFEKHLGFDKVESEISICQPVKIELESVLTKQPIPHLGVTSTSEYSSNHGVKEHIRLKEEAEEITNDLESDENSCEEGDASDITLDLLLDYPNDGEYLQYV, via the exons ATGAGAAAAAAAGGGGGGAAGAAAATGGGAAGAGCACCATGTTGTAACAAAGGTGAAGTCAAGAAAGGCACTTGGACTCCTGAAGAAGATAAATTGCTAGTTGATTATATCACCAACAACGGTCACGGAACGTGGCGTTCTTTCCCTAAACTCGCAG GACTTCAAAGATGTGGAAAAAGTTGTCGTCTTCGTTGGACAAACTATCTTCGTCCTGATATTAAACGTGGTGCTTTTagttttgaagaagaagaaacaatCTTTCATCTGCACGGCTTGTATGGTAACAA GTGGGCAGCTATTGCATCACAGTTACCAGGAAGAACCGACAACGAGATAAAGAATTACTGGAACTCTCATTTACGAAAGCGAATCTTTAACAAATGTAGAACCCTGCAAACCAACCCAGCCACCGATTTAGCAGAGACGAAAGACACGTTACCAACAACTCACCACCGCACACCAGATTTAAAGAACACCcgagaggaggaggaggaggaggctGATGGTGAAGACAGGTTGTCGATGGAACCAATGCTTCTTAGCCCAGCAACTGTCATAAGTGACAGCAATAACATTCTACACGAATGGGGCACTGGAGAAACATTTGAGAAGCATTTGGGTTTTGACAAGGTGGAAAGTGAAATATCAATTTGTCAACCCGTAAAGATTGAATTAGAATCTGTTCTTACAAAGCAGCCAATACCTCATCTAGGCGTCACCTCTACTAGTGAATATTCTAGCAATCATGGTGTCAAGGAGCATATCAGATTAAAGGAAGAAGCAGAAGAGATAACTAATGATTTAGAGTCTGATGAGAACTCGTGTGAAGAGGGGGATGCATCAGATATAACATTGGATTTGCTGCTCGATTATCCCAACGATGGTGAATATTTGCAATATGTATAA
- the LOC122603222 gene encoding remorin-like gives MAVEEAKKVEVAPECAPEAPVVCDKEDEKAIVPVEPLVHEDKPVDDAKALVVVEKPAEDCDEKPKEGSINRDEVLAKVATEKKEALIKAWEESEKSKVENRAQQKLSSIGAWENSKKAELEAELKKIEEDLEKKKAKYIEKMKNKIALIHKKAEEKRALTEAKCGEELLKAEEMAAKCRATGETPKKLLGWF, from the exons ATGGCAGTTGAAGAAGCCAAGAAAGTTGAAGTAGCACCCGAGTGCGCCCCAGAGGCCCCCGTTGTATGTGACAAGGAGGACGAGAAAGCAATAGTGCCAGTCGAACCTCTTGTTCATGAAGACAAACCTGTCGATGATGCCAAAGCTCTAGTCGTTGTCGAAA AGCCAGCAGAGGATTGTGACGAGAAACCTAAAGAGGGTTCTATCAACAGAG ATGAAGTTCTTGCTAAAGTAGCAACAGAGAAGAAAGAGGCACTTATTAAAGCATGGGAAGAAAGTGAGAAATCTAAAGTTGAGAACAG AGCTCAACAGAAGCTATCATCCATCGGAGCATGGGAAAACAGCAAGAAAGCCGAACTAGAGGCCGAGTTGAAAAAGATTGAG GAGGATTTGGAGAAAAAGAAGGCCAAGTATATCGAAAAGATGAAGAACAAGATAGCGCTTATTCACAAAAAGGCAGAAGAAAAGAGGGCACTCACAGAAGCCAAATGCGGAGAAGAGCTTCTCAAGGCAGAAGAGATGGCGGCTAAGTGTCGGGCTACTGGTGAAACACCAAAGAAACTCCTGGGATGGTTTTAG
- the LOC122603220 gene encoding transmembrane ascorbate ferrireductase 1, with amino-acid sequence MALQIKAMYLSYVVHVLGVVGAVMVLVWNIHFRGGLAWESSNKNLIFNVHPVLMLIGLIIMGGEAIISYKALPFKKAEKKLIHLILHGIALILGIIGIYMAFKNHNESGIANLYSLHSWLGIGIISLYGIQWVYGFLVFFYPGGSGDLRRDSLPWHALFGMFVYILAVANSALGFLEKLTFMENSGTDKYGTEAFLVNFTAIVAILYGTFVILTALSRSPEEDHHSYSAI; translated from the exons ATGGCGTTGCAAATAAAGGCGATGTACCTGTCATACGTGGTGCACGTGCTGGGTGTGGTGGGTGCGGTTATGGTTCTTGTTTGGAACATCCATTTTAGAGGCGGTTTAGCTTGGGAATCCTCTAACAAGAATCTTATCTTCAAT GTTCATCCTGTTCTGATGCTTATTGGTTTGATCATTATGGGTGGTGAAG CCATCATAAGCTATAAAGCTCTTCCATTCAAGAAGGCCGAAAAGAAGCTTATTCATCTTATTCTACATGGTATTGCCCTGATACTCGGTATTATTGGAATCTACATGGCATTCAAAAATCACAACGAAAGTGGTATTGCAAACCTTTACAGTTTGCATTCGTGGCTTGGTATTGGGATCATATCTCTTTATGGCATTCAG TGGGTTTATGGCTTTTTGGTGTTTTTCTACCCGGGTGGAAGCGGTGATCTTAGAAGAGATTCGCTTCCATGGCACGCACTATTTGGGATGTTTGTGTACATCCTGGCTGTTGCAAATTCAGCACTCGGGTTTCTTGAGAAGCTAACGTTTATGGAGAATTCAGGCACTGACAAGTATGGTACCGAGGCTTTTCTTGTCAACTTCACTGCCATTGTTGCTATTCTATACGGCACCTTTGTAATACTTACTGCACTTTCACGTTCCCCTGAGGAAGACCACCACAGCTATTCCgctatataa
- the LOC122604980 gene encoding low-temperature-induced 65 kDa protein-like, which produces MESQLQHTHGRHYDEQELPTGQHTGHDEDEQHHHGEKKSVIKKVKEKAKKLKNTITKHGHGHHHRDDDDDVEETVEDPEVHGAPMYDSARIGLGGPDAILAHPRGNLERPSVMAEDRYTKPVASHDVPPTVSTTAAFRTNLSQQSGLGGHQHQVYGQQDINPEKWTSKIGQPTAGMEEEVPFAPNPTRVPTPITEHTYGTKHAFDPFENCGQDATHGGLKSSIGNSTGMMKDPHAPSGLGSGSDPANYETKVTNPTHTGGKEAGLSQMQHSFDKMGIHDSGSEPKRFDPDHPENLPRDTLTGNQSSTQSSSYTEKMSSTASAIAEKAAVAKDAIASKLGYSGEHPTTTESHENVKNSGTTATDYAHKITDKVTETLAPVYEKVVDAGSSVMSKVQGTVSGTGQQQMHGTETSKGTDKGVSVKEYLVETLRPGDEDKALSDAITHAFNKGNQEESEKKSVEDRPMGRVTESVEVRTRLGTDHPKGQQSGNVTANKNVTERLSDAMGSWFGGKGNAPQGTLGTSYVTDQGLSNNPTGLEDKGRGRGQ; this is translated from the exons atGGAATCGCAATTGCAACACACACATGGCCGTCACTATGACGAACAGGAACTACCAACCGGCCAACACACCGGTCATGATGAAGATGAACAACATCATCATGGCGAGAAGAAATCAGTGATCAAGAAAGTTAAAGAAAAGGCCAAGAAGTTAAAAAACACCATCACTAAACATGGACATGGTCACCATCATCGTGATGACGACGACGATGTTGAAGAAACTGTTGAAGATCCTGAAGTCCACGGTGCCCCAA TGTATGATTCGGCTAGGATTGGTTTGGGTGGTCCAGATGCAATATTGGCACATCCCAGGGGCAACTTGGAAAGGCCATCGGTGATGGCCGAGGATCGTTACACGAAGCCAGTGGCTAGCCATGATGTCCCACCGACTGTTTCTACTACTGCCGCTTTCAGAACCAACTTGTCTCAGCAGTCCGGTCTTGGTGGTCATCAACATCAAGTTTATGGTCAACAAGATATAAATCCAGAAAAATGGACGAGTAAAATAGGACAACCAACTGCTGGGATGGAAGAGGAAGTTCCCTTTGCCCCTAATCCAACTAGGGTGCCCACTCCTATTACCGAGCACACATATG GTACAAAACATGCATTTGACCCTTTTGAAAATTGCGGTCAAGATGCGACTCATGGAGGATTGAAGAGCAGTATTGGAAATTCGACAGGAATGATGAAGGATCCTCATGCCCCATCAGGGCTGGGGTCTGGTTCGGATCCTGCAAACTACGAGACTAAAGTTACTAATCCGACACACACAG GTGGTAAGGAAGCAGGACTCTCACAAATGCAACATTCATTTGACAAAATGGGTATCCACGATTCTGGATCCGAACCAAAAAGGTTTGATCCAGACCACCCTGAAAATCTACCGCGTGACACCCTCACAGGAAACCAGTCAAGCACTCAGAGTAGTAGCTATACTGAGAAGATGtcatcaacagcttcagccATTGCAGAGAAGGCAGCAGTTGCCAAAGACGCCATTGCTTCAAAGCTCGGTTATTCTGGAGAACACCCGACGACAACAGAGTCACATGAAAACGTCAAAAACTCGGGGACCACAGCGACAGATTATGCGCATAAGATAACGGATAAGGTGACAGAAACGTTGGCACCTGTTTATGAGAAAGTGGTTGATGCTGGAAGCTCAGTGATGTCTAAAGTCCAAGGTACTGTTTCTGGAACAGGACAGCAACAAATGCATGGAACCGAGACTTCGAAGGGAACGGATAAAGGGGTGTCGGTGAAGGAATACTTGGTGGAGACTTTGAGGCCTGGGGATGAAGACAAGGCGTTGTCGGATGCGATAACACATGCTTTCAACAAAGGAAACCAGGAAGAGTCTGAAAAGAAATCTGTAGAGGATAGACCAATGGGGAGAGTGACTGAGTCAGTGGAAGTTAGAACTCGCTTGGGGACTGATCATCCTAAAGGGCAGCAGTCAGGGAATGTGACTGCAAATAAGAATGTGACAGAGCGGTTGAGTGATGCGATGGGTTCGTGGTTTGGGGGAAAAGGGAATGCACCACAAGGGACTCTCGGAACGTCCTATG TGACAGATCAAGGATTGTCGAATAATCCGACTGGCCTCGAGGACAAGGGAAGAGGCAGGGGACAGTGA
- the LOC122604981 gene encoding receptor-like protein EIX2 → MKIQWSSGLLLFFIFATTKFCSGADNTSSGCFEHERRALLSFKQSLTSDYSNRLLSWNGTNCCQWLGVGCDNATGYVTRLDLATNSEQLDGTELHSSLSELSHLSYMDLSGNYFSDSPIPEFIGSMTKLRYLNLSSAGFSGVIPHGIGNLSSLQVLDLGDRNDMKLVVDDFTWVSRLLSLEYLDLSHVNISTAPSFDKVLFYMIPSLLELHLSNCELSNHHFNQTHVDSNVTRSTIQTLDLSGNSFEGTVPYFLQNMTSLRVIDLSYNKLNSSIPVMNNVVELNLAGNRFPGIQDSGVWRFCRLKRLDLSFNYMEGGLTGPSGCTRYGLETLRLNDNKLSGEIPNIIERLTGLRRLYIDYNELVGSIPESLGNLTSLQELVLSGNQFTGPIPSSLGKLVVLQRLDLSENLLNGTIPSSLGQLSSLEILYLNLNSLSSIPSSIGNLSELQFLDLSSNLLQGSLPDSIGQLSKLQFLDISNNSVSGVVTEAHFANTSMLIHLAATSNHLLNFKMSPNWEPPFQIRNVLLRSTKIDSEFPQWIRTQTNIVILMLSNSSIYGPLPDWLHELPVIEILDLSHNFLTGPLTNLPSNQTKRPTELLNAFTERLADYARVTRLLLLKNNLFNGSVPYALCNYTDLIILDLSRNKLSGNLPDCFGNLQKLNVMILSSNRLSGVIPRSLGNIGSSLQWLHLNNNSFHGELPETMANLTSLAVLDLGENRFSGKIPTWIGNEIQFLVVLRLHENNFTGRIHQELCQNSQLQILDFGDNNLTGTIPRCFQNLRGMTGADSNLYFSGGFEQSVIQVMRGVPLEYTTIMRYVVNMDLSSNNLAGEIPKELTLLLGLYGLNLSNNHLTGRIPDRIGDMSSLTSLDLSANNLSGLIPHSISRLSFLSHLNLSHNNLSGRIPTGSQLQTLIDPSIYAGNNDLCGSPLPKSCNRDVVVTVSTINRDEDDNNVEMIWVYATTSGFITGFMGILGILVLMEKWRLAIFTFVVNLMGKDIETQKKSTW, encoded by the coding sequence ATGAAAATCCAATGGAGTAGTGGCTTGcttcttttcttcatctttgcAACTACAAAGTTCTGTTCCGGAGCTGATAACACGAGCTCCGGATGCTTTGAACACGAGAGGCGGGCTCTTTTGAGCTTCAAACAAAGCCTGACTTCTGATTATTCTAACCGATTGTTATCTTGGAACGGAACCAACTGTTGCCAGTGGCTAGGTGTGGGCTGTGATAATGCCACAGGTTATGTTACTAGACTTGATCTTGCAACAAATTCTGAGCAGTTAGATGGAACTGAATTGCATTCGTCTTTGTCCGAGTTGAGTCATTTGAGTTACATGGACTTGAGTGGCAACTATTTTAGTGACAGCCCGATTCCTGAGTTCATCGGGTCAATGACAAAGCTCAGGTATTTGAATCTTTCTTCAGCTGGCTTTTCGGGCGTGATTCCTCACGGTATTGGAAACCTATCAAGTTTACAAGTACTTGATCTTGGTGATCGCAATGACATGAAACTGGTAGTTGATGATTTCACATGGGTATCACGTCTTTTGTCACTCGAATATCTTGATCTGAGTCATGTCAACATTAGTACAGCTCCAAGTTTTGATAAGGTATTGTTTTATATGATTCCTTCTTTACTAGAGTTACACTTATCGAATTGTGAACTTTCTAATCATCATTTTAATCAAACACATGTTGATTCTAATGTTACACGTTCCACCATCCAAACACTTGATCTTAGTGggaattcgtttgaaggaacagTTCCATACTTCTTACAAAACATGACTTCTTTACGAGTTATTGATCTTTCTTATAACAAACTCAACTCATCTATTCCTGTCATGAACAATGTTGTCGAACTCAATCTAGCTGGAAATAGATTTCCGGGTATTCAAGATTCTGGGGTTTGGAGATTCTGCAGGTTAAAGCGGTTGGATCTTTCATTCAACTATATGGAAGGGGGACTCACCGGGCCATCTGGATGTACTCGATATGGTCTCGAGACACTGAGACTAAACGACAACAAGTTAAGTGGCGAAATCCCAAATATAATAGAAAGGCTTACAGGCTTGAGACGATTGTATATAGATTATAATGAGTTAGTTGGATCCATCCCAGAATCTTTAGGAAACTTGACTAGTTTGCAGGAATTAGTTCTATCTGGGAACCAATTCACTGGCCCGATTCCTTCGTCTCTGGGAAAACTAGTGGTTTTACAAAGACTAGATTTATCTGAGAACCTGTTAAATGGGACAATTCCGTCCTCATTGGGACAACTCTCAAGTCTAGAGATCTTGTATTTGAACCTCAATTCATTGTCTTCAATTCCATCCTCGATAGGAAACCTCTCAGAACTTCAATTTCTTGACTTATCATCCAACTTGTTGCAAGGGTCACTTCCGGATTCCATTGGGCAACTTTCTAAACTTCAATTTCTCGATATATCCAATAACTCTGTATCTGGTGTAGTCACCGAAGCCCATTTTGCAAACACATCAATGTTAATACACTTGGCTGCAACCTCAAACCACTTATTGAACTTCAAGATGTCGCCCAATTGGGAACCTCCTTTCCAGATAAGAAATGTTCTGCTCAGATCTACCAAAATCGACTCAGAATTTCCTCAATGGATTAGAACACAGACAAATATTGTTATACTAATGCTTTCCAATAGTAGCATCTATGGACCTCTTCCAGATTGGCTTCATGAGCTGCCTGTTATCGAAATCCTGGATCTCTCCCACAACTTTCTTACTGGTCCCTTGACAAACCTTCCATCCAACCAAACAAAAAGGCCAACAGAGCTTTTGAATGCTTTTACCGAACGCTTAGCAGATTATGCTAGAGTGACAAGACTTCTGCTTCTTAAAAACAATCTCTTCAACGGGTCAGTTCCATATGCATTGTGTAATTACACCGATCTAATTATTCTTGATCTCTCCAGAAACAAACTATCTGGGAACCTCCCAGATTGCTTTGGAAATCTCCAAAAACTGAATGTTATGATACTAAGTTCCAACCGGCTATCTGGTGTCATTCCAAGATCTCTAGGAAACATCGGTTCTTCATTGCAATGGTTACATCTAAACAACAATAGTTTTCATGGTGAACTTCCAGAAACTATGGCAAATTTAACAAGTTTAGCTGTGTTAGATTTGGGCGAAAACAGATTCTCTGGAAAGATACCGACATGGATAGGAAATGAAATCCAGTTTCTGGTAGTTCTCAGGCTCCATGAAAACAACTTCACGGGTCGAATTCACCAAGAATTGTGTCAAAATTCCCAGCTTCAAATCTTGGATTTTGGAGATAATAACTTAACAGGAACGATCCCCCGCTGTTTCCAGAACTTGCGTGGAATGACAGGAGCTGACTCGAACCTTTATTTTTCTGGTGGGTTTGAGCAGAGTGTGATCCAGGTAATGAGAGGCGTGCCCCTCGAGTACACAACGATAATGAGATATGTAGTGAACATGGACCTTTCAAGCAATAATTTGGCCGGAGAAATACCCAAGGAGTTGACCCTTCTTTTGGGATTATATGGTCTTAATTTGTCAAATAATCATCTCACGGGCCGCATTCCTGATAGAATTGGCGATATGAGTTCCTTGACGTCTCTTGATCTTTCTGCAAACAATCTTTCAGGATTGATCCCACATAGTATTTCCAGATTGTCATTTCTTAGCCACCTTAATTTGTCGCATAATAACCTATCTGGGAGAATTCCAACAGGAAGTCAGCTCCAGACACTCATCGACCCATCCATATATGCTGGAAATAACGATCTGTGTGGTAGTCCGTTACCGAAAAGTTGCAATCGTGATGTTGTTGTGACAGTAAGCACCATAAATAGAGACGAAGACGACAATAATGTAGAGATGATATGGGTTTATGCTACGACAAGCGGTTTCATAACAGGGTTTATGGGAATTTTGGGAATTCTGGTGCTTATGGAGAAATGGAGACTTGCAATTTTCACTTTTGTGGTAAATTTGATGGGCAAGGATATAGAAACTCAAAAGAAAAGTACGTGGTAA